Within the Microvirga ossetica genome, the region CCCCGGAGTGCAACTCCTTCGAGGGGGTAGAGGGGCAGTTCGACTCCCTCCAGGATGAATTTGACGAACTCCGCTAGAGAGCACGGCGAGCGTTCCACGTCACGTGAGGTCTCTGTGCGCTTGGTCACATCATTCCTGTTGGATAGGTGGATAGTCTCGGCCCTGCCTTCGAAGGGATTGAGTCATGAAATCTGTCCTGTCTTACTAAACAGCGAGAATGTTCTCGATGAGCTTGCTCCCAATGGCCACCATGGGCGCACCTAAACCAGTCGCTGAGAACGACAACGATAGGCTGGTTCCCTTCCCAGCGGTTTGGGGCCAGCAGGCCAAAACCTCATTAGAAGGCCGCTCACGGCCCTTCTAGGCTCCCGGGCAACTTTCCACGCTCGAGACATCAGATGCCTGCCAGAGCTCTCCGGAGCGGGCTTGGTGAAAGCATGAATCGTTTGCCCTCGGCTTCGACGCGAGGGCGTGGACGTTTGAATCAAATGTCCAGGGTTCTCTGAGAGGCATTCCTCGCGCTCTAGGCAAACAATTCAAAGTCACGTGCCCTCGTTACTCAAATCCGTATTAATGACGGACGAAGCCCTTGAAGGGCCCTCAGCTTAACCTGGAGGGTTTGCTGTGCTATCCTTTTGAGAGCGATTCTAAAATGCACCTTATCCCTTTGAGTTTATTGCGAAACAGCGGCAGATAGGTAGGCTCGGCGGTGGTCTCCAAAGGAGCCACAAGCGTGGAACGGGTTGTGGTCACGCGGACAGGGGATGATGTTTGGTCGGTCTCGCACGAGGGGCGGGCCATCTCAGTTCACGCCACTGAGGAACAAGCACTCTCAGCCGCTTTTGCCTTGGCCTCAGATCGTCAGCAGGAGGGGTTTGAGGCGGTTGTCGTCGTCACGGCGGGAGGGGTGAAGACGACTTCAACCACTCGAAGGACAGACCCCTAAAACGCCTGACGCCTTTTGTGAGAGTTCGTTGACATGGATGACGGTGCCGTCGCGAGTTGTGTAGAAATTCGAGTGGCGCGATCTCCGGCATGAACATCGTATTGGGTCAAGCGACGAGGTCAATCGTCTCCTTTGTGGCTGATGCTGGTGAGAGTGTCTTCCAGCCG harbors:
- a CDS encoding DUF2188 domain-containing protein, which produces MVTRTGDDVWSVSHEGRAISVHATEEQALSAAFALASDRQQEGFEAVVVVTAGGVKTTSTTRRTDP